The Cyanobacterium sp. T60_A2020_053 genomic sequence ACCTACAGCGCGCCAAAACCGACCATTTTTTCTTAGTAAAATCACACAACTGGTAGCCACTCCCAAAGTTAATAAGAGAGGTAAAGTTTGGGGGTCTTGACTAAAAAGACTAATCCCAGTTAAAACAGTAAAAATACTACCACTCACTGCAATTTCTTTAACTGTAGGCTGATCGACTACATTTTGTAACCATGGGGGAGTTTGAGCATTTATACGGGGGTAATTGGGAGATAGTTTGGGGGCAGGGGTGACTTTCTCTGGGAAGCGAATTTGTTCAGGTACTTTAATTTTACCTTCTTGTCTTAGGCGCAAACGCTCCATGATAATAGCATCATAAGCCATATCAATAGTTTCTAACAGTTTCGTCTCTCCTTCATGCAGTCTTTCTAAGTTTTGTTTTGCGGTTTGGATTTCTTCAAAAGATGCAGATTCCGTTACTCCTAGTGTTTCATAAGGACTGAAATCACCCATTAGCGCTCCTTAGCCTCCATTTTTGTTTTTATATTATATCTTACATCATCTTAATCTTTGTTCACCTCAATTTTTTAATAAATCAATAATTACTTTGGACTTTTTGAGGATTTATAATAGAAATCGACTGTATTCGGGCGCTTATGCCTAAAATACGTTAGAAAAATGCTATTTTTTGAAAAATTTTAATATGTTCGAGGTTTTTGATAACTTTCACAACAAACAATAAGATTGCTAATCGACAGTTACACTAATGGATGATCAACATAATATCTTAGAAAGATTATACTCTCAGGAATTAATTATTAATATTCCCCAAAATGATTTAATTATCGCTACAGAA encodes the following:
- a CDS encoding CPP1-like family protein, translated to MGDFSPYETLGVTESASFEEIQTAKQNLERLHEGETKLLETIDMAYDAIIMERLRLRQEGKIKVPEQIRFPEKVTPAPKLSPNYPRINAQTPPWLQNVVDQPTVKEIAVSGSIFTVLTGISLFSQDPQTLPLLLTLGVATSCVILLRKNGRFWRAVGLTFASFVVGVLFSSLIFNLLVNSGLMINFSSEQFVSFITFFLLWLVSNFTR